The Streptomyces pactum genome contains a region encoding:
- a CDS encoding class I SAM-dependent methyltransferase, with amino-acid sequence MNDVLTDEVLGGLPGVTDWQLVRGGGRDSLLVAGPSPGPRPPADAGRADADAAGRAADAGDASVRGTDPAPLAALMRQLDEAALLTMARVLDRTRLFRDAGRPHTDEILAALAVAPRHAWIVRRWLSTLTAEDRLRPAAATGRHHRLTAPDRRDHARALRDLEGACAGLGYPASMTRFFRAAAERLPLLLQDRTSLHEVLFPDGETDTAQGNYRDSVPSRWANHAAAALLAAEAGRRSERGPLRVLEAGAGVGGTTTAVLEALGDTPVDYLFTDVSPFFLRAAKEAFGDRPGVRYALFDIQADPHGQGLEPGSRDVVLAANVLHNARHAGRCLADLRELLAPDGLLVMIESCREHYQALTSMYLLMSPGPDEEGWFTDLRAGQDRVFLTAEEWTRQLDAAGFDPLPVLPHEAHPLAAAAGQRVIAGRVRAHGARPDPGRVRAALADRLPPSPGPPRVHSVDEIIHPTIPTGEPR; translated from the coding sequence GTGAACGACGTGCTCACCGACGAGGTCCTCGGCGGACTCCCGGGCGTGACGGACTGGCAGTTGGTGCGCGGTGGCGGTCGGGACAGCCTGCTGGTGGCGGGCCCGTCGCCCGGTCCGCGACCGCCGGCCGACGCCGGACGTGCCGACGCCGACGCCGCGGGCCGGGCCGCGGACGCGGGTGACGCCTCCGTGCGCGGTACCGATCCGGCCCCGCTCGCGGCCCTGATGCGGCAGCTCGACGAAGCGGCGCTGCTGACGATGGCCCGGGTGCTCGACCGGACCCGGCTGTTCCGCGACGCCGGCCGGCCGCACACCGACGAGATCCTCGCGGCCCTGGCGGTCGCCCCCCGGCACGCCTGGATCGTACGGCGCTGGCTGAGCACCCTGACCGCGGAGGACCGGCTCCGGCCGGCCGCGGCGACGGGCCGCCACCACCGCCTCACGGCGCCGGACCGCCGGGACCACGCACGGGCGTTGCGGGACCTGGAGGGGGCCTGCGCGGGCCTGGGCTACCCGGCGTCCATGACCCGGTTTTTCCGGGCCGCGGCCGAACGGCTTCCCCTGCTCCTCCAGGACCGCACGTCCCTGCACGAGGTTCTCTTCCCCGACGGGGAGACGGACACGGCGCAGGGCAACTACCGCGACAGCGTGCCCAGCCGCTGGGCCAACCACGCCGCCGCCGCCCTGCTCGCCGCTGAGGCCGGGCGCCGGAGCGAGCGGGGCCCGCTGCGCGTCCTCGAAGCGGGCGCCGGGGTGGGCGGCACCACCACGGCCGTCCTGGAAGCGCTCGGCGACACGCCCGTCGACTACCTGTTCACGGATGTCTCGCCGTTCTTCCTGCGGGCGGCCAAGGAGGCCTTCGGCGACCGCCCCGGAGTGCGGTACGCACTGTTCGACATCCAGGCCGACCCGCACGGGCAGGGCCTGGAGCCGGGCTCCCGGGACGTCGTCCTTGCGGCGAACGTCCTGCACAACGCGCGGCACGCCGGGCGCTGCCTGGCGGACCTGCGGGAACTGCTGGCCCCCGACGGGCTGCTGGTCATGATCGAGTCGTGCCGGGAGCACTACCAGGCACTCACCTCCATGTACCTGCTGATGTCTCCCGGGCCCGACGAGGAGGGCTGGTTCACGGACCTGCGAGCCGGCCAGGACCGGGTCTTCCTCACCGCCGAGGAGTGGACGCGGCAGTTGGACGCGGCGGGCTTCGACCCGCTGCCCGTCCTGCCGCACGAGGCACACCCGCTCGCCGCGGCCGCGGGCCAGCGCGTCATCGCGGGACGGGTGCGAGCCCACGGGGCCCGTCCGGACCCCGGCCGCGTCCGCGCCGCGCTCGCCGACCGGCTGCCCCCGTCCCCCGGCCCTCCCCGGGTCCACTCCGTGGACGAGATCATCCACCCCACCATCCCGACTGGAGAACCCCGTTGA
- a CDS encoding Fur family transcriptional regulator, whose translation MYGTARGEWRTTRQRAAVLGALRACDGFVSAQALHAALAADGVAVGLTTVYRTLRLLESAGHVDVVRDGDGERLYRPRPDGGHRHYAVCRECGLSLAVDSEEVEQWVARTVRLIGFRAVDHTVELTGVCGDCHRPADRRTDP comes from the coding sequence ATGTACGGAACGGCCCGCGGCGAGTGGCGTACGACCCGGCAGCGAGCCGCGGTCCTCGGGGCCCTGCGCGCCTGCGACGGCTTCGTCTCGGCGCAGGCCCTGCACGCCGCTCTGGCCGCGGACGGCGTGGCGGTGGGGCTGACCACCGTCTACCGCACCCTGCGGTTACTGGAGTCGGCCGGGCACGTCGACGTGGTACGGGACGGTGACGGTGAGCGTCTCTACCGGCCCAGGCCGGACGGCGGTCACCGGCACTACGCCGTCTGCCGGGAGTGCGGCCTCAGCCTCGCGGTCGACTCCGAGGAGGTAGAGCAGTGGGTGGCGAGGACCGTACGGCTGATCGGATTCCGCGCGGTGGACCACACCGTCGAACTCACGGGCGTGTGCGGTGACTGCCACCGCCCGGCCGACCGCCGGACGGACCCCTGA
- a CDS encoding phosphopantetheine-binding protein, with product MTSPSTSEHTTSGHTTSGHATSGHTTSGHTTSGHATSGHAASGPSAPADLVDAVRAVWADALETDPTAVPAHASFLSLGGDSVLAVRMAAMLRKRLGTPLALADIRVEQSAAQLAALVHERSTGSGTGTLRPLPLDLRRRADPDAAFPLLPLQQGYFVGQQDAWELSYRSAHHYVDIGLEDIDADEAPEALQDALERLAEHQAVLRARILPDGRQRILPLDDPDAVPRLGVTDLRGADEETAAARLAEIRHEMSTEGPDPATGCGLDMRLTLMPGDRARLHSATSLLIIDGWSSGVFYRDLFALVSDYNAVLAPLDIDYGDYVTTLRDLPGTQAWQEDRDWWWDRLDSFPLPPALPLVADPAEVRPTLMGTRQAVLAPERWSALRRLSTEHGVTPSAAMFAAFAGAVARACGHRRFLLNTLQLNRLPLHPDVSRLVGAFSSTMLLPVDLPAAPVFADLASRAQQDIGDALAHNLVTGVEVSRELGRRRGTHRPVAPVVFQSTLGVDAALGSEVPQEAGPLGVIDLLSHHQQLRTPQVALEVRLFELRGELVVVFSLVEELFAGADVDRMFADLMVTVESLVEPDGWSAVVELPDPVDGEQEGPSRQASGRRLSMPATVTDRAEPGPPRDDTERAVAAHWEKSLDCPVDERTAEFFALGGDSLLAVRMLGSLAREGLGRVTPRRFLRQPTVAGLAAALREPDGR from the coding sequence TTGACCTCCCCCTCCACCTCCGAGCACACCACCTCCGGGCACACCACCTCCGGGCACGCCACCTCCGGGCATACCACCTCCGGGCATACCACCTCCGGGCATGCCACCTCCGGGCACGCCGCCTCCGGGCCGTCGGCCCCGGCCGACCTGGTCGACGCCGTCCGCGCCGTGTGGGCCGACGCCCTGGAGACCGACCCGACGGCCGTGCCGGCACACGCCAGCTTCCTGAGCCTGGGCGGCGACTCCGTCCTGGCCGTCCGCATGGCCGCGATGCTGCGCAAGCGGCTGGGCACGCCGCTGGCCCTGGCGGACATCCGGGTGGAGCAGAGCGCCGCCCAGCTCGCCGCCCTCGTCCACGAACGCAGCACCGGTTCCGGCACCGGCACACTGCGCCCGCTGCCCCTGGACCTGCGCCGGCGTGCGGACCCGGACGCCGCCTTCCCGCTTCTGCCGCTCCAGCAGGGCTACTTCGTGGGTCAGCAGGACGCCTGGGAGCTGTCCTACCGCTCCGCACACCACTACGTGGACATCGGCCTGGAGGACATCGACGCCGACGAGGCTCCCGAGGCGCTGCAGGACGCCCTGGAGCGGCTGGCCGAGCACCAGGCCGTCCTGCGTGCCCGCATCCTGCCCGACGGCCGGCAACGCATCCTGCCCCTCGACGATCCGGACGCGGTACCGAGGCTCGGCGTCACCGACCTGCGCGGCGCCGACGAGGAGACGGCCGCCGCGCGGCTCGCGGAGATCCGCCACGAGATGAGCACCGAGGGGCCCGACCCCGCCACGGGGTGCGGGCTGGACATGCGGCTGACGCTGATGCCCGGCGACCGGGCGCGACTGCACTCCGCCACCAGCCTGCTGATCATCGACGGCTGGTCCTCGGGCGTCTTCTACCGCGACCTCTTCGCCCTGGTCTCCGACTACAACGCCGTCCTCGCCCCCCTGGACATCGACTACGGCGACTACGTGACGACCCTGCGCGACCTGCCCGGCACGCAGGCGTGGCAGGAGGACCGCGACTGGTGGTGGGACCGCCTCGACTCCTTCCCCCTGCCGCCGGCGCTGCCGCTGGTGGCCGACCCCGCCGAGGTGCGCCCCACCCTGATGGGCACCCGGCAGGCGGTGCTGGCCCCGGAGCGCTGGTCGGCGCTGCGCCGTCTGAGCACCGAGCACGGGGTGACCCCCTCCGCGGCGATGTTCGCCGCGTTCGCCGGTGCCGTCGCGCGGGCCTGCGGGCACCGCCGTTTCCTCCTCAACACCCTGCAACTGAACCGCCTCCCGCTCCACCCGGACGTGTCCCGCCTGGTGGGAGCCTTCTCCTCCACCATGCTGCTGCCGGTCGACCTGCCGGCGGCCCCGGTCTTCGCCGACCTCGCCTCCCGCGCCCAGCAGGACATCGGCGACGCCCTCGCCCACAACCTGGTCACCGGCGTGGAGGTCTCCCGCGAACTGGGCCGTCGCCGGGGCACCCACCGTCCGGTGGCGCCCGTCGTCTTCCAGTCCACCCTGGGCGTGGACGCGGCACTGGGCAGTGAGGTGCCCCAGGAGGCGGGACCGCTCGGAGTCATCGACCTGCTGAGCCACCACCAGCAACTGAGGACGCCCCAGGTGGCCCTTGAGGTGCGGCTGTTCGAGCTGCGCGGCGAGCTGGTGGTCGTCTTCTCGCTGGTGGAGGAGCTGTTCGCGGGAGCGGATGTCGACCGGATGTTCGCCGATCTCATGGTCACCGTCGAGTCGCTGGTCGAGCCGGACGGCTGGTCCGCCGTCGTCGAACTGCCGGACCCGGTCGACGGCGAGCAGGAGGGACCGAGCCGGCAGGCATCCGGCCGGCGCCTGTCCATGCCCGCGACGGTGACCGACCGGGCGGAACCGGGACCGCCCCGCGACGACACCGAGCGGGCCGTCGCCGCTCACTGGGAGAAGTCGCTGGACTGCCCGGTGGACGAACGCACCGCCGAGTTCTTCGCGCTCGGCGGCGACTCGCTGCTCGCGGTGCGGATGCTCGGGTCGCTCGCGCGGGAGGGGCTGGGACGGGTGACGCCCCGCCGTTTCCTGCGGCAGCCCACGGTGGCCGGGCTCGCCGCCGCCCTGCGCGAGCCGGACGGCCGGTGA
- a CDS encoding ABC transporter ATP-binding protein, producing the protein MPSEALLSVRDLRIAFGAVEAVRGLTFDVRPREVFAVVGESGAGKSLTARALLGMLPRGATAGGSVRLRGSADLAAERGRRITLVPQDALSALSPVHPVGDQLAAAVRSVRGLSRGRARDLAVAALDRVGIPDAARRARAYPHEYSGGMRQRAVIAMATVNEPDVVVADEPTTALDEERREQVLRVLAEQREAVGAALVLVTHDLEVVREHADQVLVMYAGRAAERGPARQVLGRPRAPYTAGLLASLPQDGPRRRRLPALPGTPPAPDALGPGCAFAPRCPLATDPCRDREPEPRTVDGRLVACHHADDVPDPLREFV; encoded by the coding sequence ATGCCGTCCGAGGCACTGCTGTCGGTGCGTGATCTGCGGATCGCGTTCGGCGCGGTCGAGGCGGTGCGCGGGCTGACGTTCGACGTCCGCCCGCGCGAGGTGTTCGCCGTCGTCGGGGAGTCGGGCGCGGGCAAGTCCCTCACCGCCCGGGCACTGCTCGGCATGCTGCCGCGCGGTGCGACGGCCGGCGGCAGCGTGCGGTTGCGGGGCTCCGCCGACCTCGCCGCCGAACGCGGGCGCCGGATCACCCTCGTCCCCCAGGACGCCCTGTCCGCCCTCTCCCCCGTCCACCCCGTCGGCGACCAGCTCGCGGCAGCCGTGCGCTCGGTGCGGGGCCTGTCCCGCGGCCGGGCGCGCGACCTGGCCGTGGCGGCACTGGACCGGGTCGGCATCCCGGACGCCGCGCGCCGGGCGCGGGCCTATCCCCACGAGTACTCGGGCGGTATGCGGCAGCGCGCGGTGATCGCCATGGCGACGGTCAACGAGCCGGACGTCGTCGTCGCCGACGAACCGACCACCGCGCTGGACGAGGAACGCCGCGAGCAGGTGCTGCGGGTGCTCGCCGAGCAGCGGGAGGCGGTCGGCGCCGCGCTGGTCCTCGTCACCCACGACCTGGAGGTCGTACGGGAGCACGCGGACCAGGTGCTGGTGATGTACGCGGGCCGGGCGGCCGAACGAGGCCCGGCCCGGCAGGTCCTCGGCCGTCCGCGCGCCCCGTACACGGCGGGCCTGCTGGCCTCGCTCCCGCAGGACGGCCCCCGGCGCCGCCGGCTGCCGGCGCTCCCCGGCACCCCGCCCGCGCCGGACGCCCTCGGGCCGGGCTGCGCCTTCGCGCCGCGCTGCCCGCTGGCGACGGACCCGTGCCGCGACCGCGAACCCGAACCGCGGACCGTGGACGGACGCCTGGTCGCCTGCCATCACGCCGACGACGTGCCCGACCCTCTCCGGGAGTTCGTGTGA
- a CDS encoding saccharopine dehydrogenase NADP-binding domain-containing protein — protein sequence MRDKTAVGVLGGYGAVGGAVVRRLHRAGAGPLLVAGRDADRAAALVTGLPEGGSDAAALAVDLTDPDSLDRFTAGCRLVVNCAGPSYRVLDLVARAALRNGADYVDAAGDDPVRDLLSAGQGAERWAAAGRVAVLSAGALPGLSSLLPRALAARATAAVALDAYVGGVAPLTPAAAGDVLLGRGPEHGTPAAAWEEGRIRERALAPRRAERLDAFPAPVDAFPFLSAEAVRLARDTGVGRLRWYTVFGGGRLAEELAMAWALDGTGTAELVTAADEDVRRHGAWYGQEFHLWDGVEDGPPTARLVLRAEDSYELSGFLAATAALGVLHGAIAPGVRFAAEVLDPLRVTEDLATDGAAELRML from the coding sequence ATGCGAGACAAGACGGCCGTCGGCGTCCTGGGCGGTTACGGAGCGGTCGGCGGTGCGGTCGTGCGACGGCTCCACCGGGCGGGTGCCGGCCCCCTCCTGGTGGCCGGCCGTGACGCGGACCGGGCGGCGGCGCTGGTCACCGGACTCCCGGAGGGCGGCTCGGACGCGGCTGCCCTGGCCGTCGATCTGACCGACCCCGACTCGCTGGACCGCTTCACGGCCGGATGCCGGCTCGTCGTCAACTGCGCGGGTCCCTCGTACCGCGTGCTCGACCTGGTCGCGCGGGCAGCGCTGCGCAACGGCGCCGACTACGTGGACGCGGCCGGTGACGATCCGGTCCGCGACCTGCTGTCCGCCGGCCAAGGCGCCGAGCGATGGGCGGCGGCCGGACGCGTGGCCGTGCTGTCCGCCGGCGCGCTGCCCGGTCTGTCGTCGCTGCTGCCTCGCGCCCTGGCCGCCCGCGCCACCGCGGCGGTCGCACTGGACGCCTACGTCGGTGGTGTCGCGCCGCTCACCCCGGCCGCGGCCGGCGACGTGCTGCTCGGCCGGGGGCCGGAGCACGGCACACCGGCGGCCGCCTGGGAGGAAGGACGGATACGGGAGCGCGCCCTGGCCCCCCGCCGGGCGGAGCGGCTCGATGCCTTCCCGGCGCCCGTGGACGCCTTCCCCTTCCTGTCCGCCGAGGCCGTCCGGCTGGCCCGCGACACGGGTGTCGGCCGCCTGCGCTGGTACACCGTCTTCGGCGGCGGCCGCCTGGCCGAGGAACTCGCCATGGCGTGGGCGCTGGACGGCACGGGGACCGCCGAGCTGGTCACGGCCGCCGACGAGGACGTGCGGCGCCACGGGGCCTGGTACGGACAGGAGTTCCACCTCTGGGACGGGGTGGAGGACGGGCCGCCCACCGCAAGGCTGGTCCTGCGCGCCGAGGACTCCTACGAGCTGAGCGGGTTCCTGGCCGCCACCGCCGCGCTCGGGGTCCTCCACGGGGCGATCGCACCCGGTGTGCGCTTCGCCGCGGAGGTACTCGATCCGCTGCGCGTCACCGAGGACCTGGCGACGGACGGGGCGGCCGAGCTCAGGATGCTGTGA
- a CDS encoding ATP-binding cassette domain-containing protein has translation MNHPLLDVRDLVVRYGPVTAVDEVSFTLDAGETLALNGPSGCGKSSTALAVLQLRRPDGGQVRFEGRELTTLTERELRPLRPRMQPVFQDPYGSLSPRHRIRDAVAEPLKVQGGWDRADGPARVAELLDRVGLDPSYGDRRPHELSGGQCQRAGIARALASGPRLLVLDEPVSALDASVRAGVLNLLCDLQDELGLGYLFICHDRAVVRHFADRVVEMRDGRAVRA, from the coding sequence GTGAACCACCCCCTGCTGGACGTCCGCGACCTCGTCGTCCGCTACGGCCCGGTGACCGCCGTGGACGAGGTCTCGTTCACGCTGGACGCCGGTGAGACCCTCGCCCTCAACGGCCCCTCCGGCTGCGGCAAGTCCTCCACGGCCCTCGCGGTGCTCCAACTGCGCCGGCCCGACGGCGGGCAGGTCCGCTTCGAGGGCCGGGAGCTGACGACCCTGACGGAACGTGAACTGCGCCCGCTGCGCCCGCGCATGCAGCCCGTCTTCCAGGACCCCTACGGTTCCCTGAGCCCCCGGCACCGCATCCGCGACGCGGTGGCCGAGCCGCTGAAGGTGCAGGGCGGATGGGACCGGGCCGACGGACCCGCCCGCGTGGCCGAGCTGCTCGACCGGGTCGGCCTCGACCCCTCGTACGGGGACCGGCGCCCGCACGAACTCTCCGGCGGCCAGTGCCAGCGGGCCGGGATCGCCCGCGCCCTCGCCTCCGGGCCGCGGCTGCTCGTCCTCGACGAACCGGTGTCGGCGCTCGACGCCTCCGTGCGGGCCGGCGTGCTGAACCTGCTCTGTGACCTCCAGGACGAACTGGGCCTCGGCTACCTGTTCATCTGCCACGACCGGGCGGTCGTACGGCACTTCGCGGACCGAGTGGTCGAGATGAGGGACGGGCGCGCGGTCCGCGCCTGA
- a CDS encoding NAD(P)/FAD-dependent oxidoreductase, with translation MFDVIVVGGGPAGLNAALVSGRQRRRVLLLDSDRPRNAPAARMHMFLSRDGFPPAELRRIGRDQLSAYPNVEVRGATVTTAATTPRGFTVTLADGAVEHARRLVLATGQVDVLDERVEGLSALFGRGVYHCPFCHGWETTGMSLAVLGHELPQVMQALYVADRFSRDVIVCTDGHPVPEQAAGRLADAGIAVEETGVTRIEGEEGAVRLVLADGRVIERQGVYHRPPTRQHSPLAEQLGCLILPDGCVRVDEFQRTSVPGVYAAGDTARLEALPDALTFVITGAADGARAAVWLDQELFREDAGLGG, from the coding sequence ATGTTCGACGTGATCGTGGTGGGCGGCGGGCCCGCGGGCCTCAACGCGGCGCTGGTGTCCGGGCGTCAGCGCAGGCGGGTCCTCCTGCTGGACTCCGACCGCCCCCGCAACGCACCCGCGGCGCGGATGCACATGTTCCTCAGCCGTGACGGGTTCCCGCCGGCCGAACTGCGCCGCATAGGCCGCGACCAGCTCTCCGCCTACCCGAACGTGGAGGTGCGTGGGGCCACCGTCACCACCGCCGCGACCACGCCCCGGGGATTCACCGTGACGCTGGCCGACGGCGCGGTGGAGCACGCCCGCAGACTGGTCCTCGCCACGGGGCAGGTCGACGTGCTCGACGAGCGGGTGGAGGGGCTGTCCGCGCTGTTCGGCCGGGGCGTGTACCACTGTCCGTTCTGCCACGGCTGGGAGACCACCGGGATGAGCCTGGCCGTCCTCGGGCATGAACTGCCGCAGGTCATGCAGGCCCTGTACGTCGCCGACCGCTTCAGCCGGGACGTGATCGTGTGCACCGACGGCCACCCCGTGCCCGAGCAGGCCGCGGGCCGGCTCGCCGACGCGGGGATCGCGGTGGAGGAGACGGGCGTGACCCGGATCGAGGGCGAGGAGGGCGCCGTCCGCCTGGTCCTCGCCGACGGCCGGGTCATCGAGCGGCAGGGCGTCTACCACCGGCCGCCGACCCGCCAGCACTCCCCGCTGGCCGAGCAGTTGGGGTGCCTGATCCTCCCGGACGGCTGTGTGCGGGTCGACGAGTTCCAGCGCACGTCGGTGCCCGGCGTGTACGCGGCCGGGGACACCGCCCGTCTGGAGGCCCTGCCGGACGCCCTCACCTTCGTGATCACCGGCGCCGCCGACGGCGCCCGCGCCGCGGTCTGGCTGGACCAGGAACTCTTCCGCGAGGACGCCGGCCTGGGCGGCTGA